The following coding sequences lie in one Dehalococcoidales bacterium genomic window:
- a CDS encoding triose-phosphate isomerase, whose product MAQSVRILYGGSVTADNIAEFIRQPEIDGALVGGASLKADQYLSMVRQAQIIKGR is encoded by the coding sequence CTGGCACAATCCGTACGTATTCTCTACGGCGGCAGCGTGACGGCGGATAACATCGCCGAGTTTATCCGGCAGCCGGAGATAGATGGCGCCCTGGTCGGGGGGGCGAGCCTGAAAGCAGACCAGTATTTGAGCATGGTCAGGCAGGCTCAGATAATCAAAGGGCGTTGA